CAGACGTCTGAACGACTGTAACTCCGCGTATTCAAGCGGATTGTTAGCGATCTTTAAGGTACGCAACTTAGTCATATTCTGGATCGCAGCCAAATCCTGGACCCGGCAATGAGAAACGTCCAAGTACTCAAGCTCGGGGAAATTCCTCGCCACCACACGCAAAACGGTCCCGTCCATCAACCCGCGACCAACCGAATTGATCCCTATCGGCGCGAAATCGATCTCCTTCACTCCAGGAAGCGTCCCCCCACAAAAGATTGCCTTCTGTAGGTCTTCACGGTCATCAATGGCATAGAACCCCAGTCGCCGAACTGCCGGAACCCCATCTTCCGTAACAACACCAGGCTGCCGGATGATCTCGCCGCCCAACTGGATGAAGTGATCCATCGAATCGACCAGCATTTGGCGATTCAACATCTCTTCTTGTTTGGAAATCGCAGTCGTTGACGCCGCATATCCACCAAACAGCGAACCTGCGAAACAGGCCACAATCATCTGAATCCACGCCGGCCACGACGCTATTGAAAACTTTCCAGGCACAAACTTTGCCGGAATCTTTGTCATAGCTAACACACTACTGAATAGTAAAACTGATCAAAAACCTCGCTGGCTGTCAAAATGACATCAACGGTTACCGACCAATCTACACAACAGTTCCGTGCGTTCTACGTTCAAAAAACCCATACCGGACACCCATACAGTGCCTCA
The Neorhodopirellula lusitana DNA segment above includes these coding regions:
- a CDS encoding leucine-rich repeat domain-containing protein, yielding MTKIPAKFVPGKFSIASWPAWIQMIVACFAGSLFGGYAASTTAISKQEEMLNRQMLVDSMDHFIQLGGEIIRQPGVVTEDGVPAVRRLGFYAIDDREDLQKAIFCGGTLPGVKEIDFAPIGINSVGRGLMDGTVLRVVARNFPELEYLDVSHCRVQDLAAIQNMTKLRTLKIANNPLEYAELQSFRRLKNVSELWLGWPDERLDKDSLYRNPEVTKGMLKALSEMPNLKKLHLYSVRVRESERKMLEGVEIVNVRMK